GACGCCGCAATTTGAACTCAAACGTGGACGAGCGTTCCCTCGTCCTCGCCGAGGATGACGTGCTTGAGCGCGCCCGGCTTCACGATCGAGAAAACGCGCACCGGCATCTTCTGATCGCGACACAGCGCGAAAGCCGTCGCGTCCATGACCTGCAGGTTCTTCGAGATCGCCTCGTCGAAACTGATGGTCGAGTACTTCACTGCGTCCGGAACCTTCTTCGGGTCGGCCGAGTACACGCCGTCGACCTTGGTCGCTTTGAGCACGACTTCGGCGCCAACTTCCGAGCCACGCAGCGCAGCGGCTGTGTCGGTCGTGAAGAACGGGTTGCCCGTGCCAGCGGCGAAGATCACGACTTTACCCTCTTCGAGCTGACGAATCGCGCGGGGGCGGATATACGGTTCGACGACCTGGTCCATACGCAGCGCGGATTGCACACGCGCTTCGATGCCAGCGTGACGCATCGCGTCCTGCAGCGCCAGGGCGTTCATCATCGTGGCGAGCATGCCCATGTAATCGGCCGTCGCGCGGTCCATACCTGCGGCACCGCCTGCCACCCCCCGGAAAATATTGCCACCGCCGATCACGACGGCCAATTGCGTGCCCAGGCGAACGACTTCAGCAATGTCACCAACCATCCGCTCGATGGTTGCGCGGTTGATGCCGAACGAATCGTCACCCATGAGGGCTTCACCAGAGAGCTTGAGAAGTACGCGTTTGTAAGGAGTAGACATGGCGGTCCTTAAGAAGTCTGGTCGGGCACTGTTGGGGTATTCTGGATGAAACAACGGGGACGACACTGTCGCCCCCGGATACTACGGTACTGCTTGAATTACGACTGCTTGGCAGCGGCCACTTGAGCAGCCACTTCAGCAGCGAAGTCGTCTTGCTTCTTCTCGATGCCTTCGCCGACCACGAACATAGTGAAGCCCTTGACCGTGGTGTTGTTGGCCTTGAGCATCTGCTCGACGGTTGCCTTGTCGTCCTTCACGTACGTCTGGTTGAACAGCGAGACTTCCTTCAGGAACTTCTGCACGCTGCCTTCCACCATCTTGGCGACGATCTCGGCCGGCTTGCCCGATTCTGCGGCCTTTTCGGCGGCGACCTTGCGTTCCTTCTCGATCAGATCTGCCGCGACTTGATCGCCCGACACGGCGACCGGCTTCATGGCGGCGATGTGCATCGCGACGTTCTTGCCCACTTCAGCGTCAGCACCTTCGTACTCGACGATCACGCCGATACGCGTGCCGTGCAGGTACGATGCCAGCTTGGCCGACGTTTCGTAACGCTGGAAGCGACGAATCGTCATGTTTTCGCCGATCTTGCCGATCAGGTCGGCACGGACCTGGTCAACGGTCTTGCCGTCGAGCGGCAGAGCCGACAGGGCAGCGACGTCGGCCGGGTTGTTCTCGGCGACCAGCTTGGCC
This window of the Pandoraea sputorum genome carries:
- the tsf gene encoding translation elongation factor Ts: MPAITAAMVGELRAKTDAPMMECKKALTEADGDMVRAEEILRVKLGSKASKAASRITAEGVISAYIDGGKGAVVEINCETDFVSKNDDFLKFAENLAKLVAENNPADVAALSALPLDGKTVDQVRADLIGKIGENMTIRRFQRYETSAKLASYLHGTRIGVIVEYEGADAEVGKNVAMHIAAMKPVAVSGDQVAADLIEKERKVAAEKAAESGKPAEIVAKMVEGSVQKFLKEVSLFNQTYVKDDKATVEQMLKANNTTVKGFTMFVVGEGIEKKQDDFAAEVAAQVAAAKQS
- the pyrH gene encoding UMP kinase: MSTPYKRVLLKLSGEALMGDDSFGINRATIERMVGDIAEVVRLGTQLAVVIGGGNIFRGVAGGAAGMDRATADYMGMLATMMNALALQDAMRHAGIEARVQSALRMDQVVEPYIRPRAIRQLEEGKVVIFAAGTGNPFFTTDTAAALRGSEVGAEVVLKATKVDGVYSADPKKVPDAVKYSTISFDEAISKNLQVMDATAFALCRDQKMPVRVFSIVKPGALKHVILGEDEGTLVHV